The Virgibacillus sp. SK37 region GTATGAGCAGCTTGGATAACTGGGAAATTATTCACTTATTTAATCAACAATATCGCCAGCTGAATAAAGAAATGAATTATCGTTTACAGGAACATAATTTATATTCTTCTCAATGGTCCGTTATTTTCTGTCTTAATCGTTTTGGTCCAATGACGCAAACCGAAATTTGGAAATACCTTCATACAGAAGCACCCACAATAACAAGAACCGTCTCACGTATGGAAAAAAACGGCTGGCTTATTCGAAAACCTGGTAAGGATAAAAGAGAGCGTGTCATTGAATTAACAGACAAAGCTAAAATCGAATATGCAGCATTACGCCAAACAATGGATCAATTTGATCACGATATGCTTGCTCAATTATCAGAGCAGGAAAAGAAACAACTATATTATCTATTACAAAAAATGACAAACACAGGAGCGTCGGAAGAATGAACAATCAACCAAGAATCTGGACAAAAAGCTTTATAAGTATTTCTCTAACACAATTTTTAGTATTTATTGCGTTTTATTTACTACTTACTACACTACCAATTTATGTTATTAACAATTTAGGTGGTTCAGAGGCTGAGGGCGGTCTGATTGTTACTGTCATGTTGATCGCAGCAATTATTGTACGACCATTTTCAGCTAACCTATTGGATAAGATCGGGAAGAAAAAAGGATTGGTAGGAAGTGTTTTCATTTTTACTGCTACTACCTTTCTATACATCTGGGTGGACAGTCTTACACCACTATTAATTATTCGTTTCTTTCATGGTTTATCTTTTGGGATAATTACAACCGCTACCGGAGCTATTGCAGCTGATATTATTCCGGCTTCCCGCAAAGGTGCAGGACTGGGATATTTCGCTATGGCAATGAACCTTGCAGTAGTTGTGGGACCTTTTATTGGTCTATCTTTACTTCAATTTGTTTCCTTTCAAACAGTTTTTATTATTCTTAGTGTCATCATGCTTTCAGGCGTAGTCTGTTCTATGCTTGTTCAAGTATCTTCAGGCACTGAAAATATGGATGGTAAACCTGCTAAAAGTTTCTCCATCCATCAACTAGTTGAAGTAAAAGCGATACCAATTGCCTTAATCAGCAGTATTGTGTCACTATCTTATGCCAGCATTATATCGTTTATCTCTGTATACGCTGATTCTCTCGGACTTGCTTCTGCTGCAAGCTTCTTTTTTCTTGTCTTTGCAGTGGTTATGATCCTTTCCAGACCTTCTTTGGGTAGAG contains the following coding sequences:
- a CDS encoding MFS transporter, which translates into the protein MNNQPRIWTKSFISISLTQFLVFIAFYLLLTTLPIYVINNLGGSEAEGGLIVTVMLIAAIIVRPFSANLLDKIGKKKGLVGSVFIFTATTFLYIWVDSLTPLLIIRFFHGLSFGIITTATGAIAADIIPASRKGAGLGYFAMAMNLAVVVGPFIGLSLLQFVSFQTVFIILSVIMLSGVVCSMLVQVSSGTENMDGKPAKSFSIHQLVEVKAIPIALISSIVSLSYASIISFISVYADSLGLASAASFFFLVFAVVMILSRPSLGRAFDTKGPRVVIIPCLLIFAVGLIVLSYTQTALLLLVAAGLIGLGYGTLLPSFQTMSIQTASPSRSGHATATFFMLYDAGIALGSFIWGAVVAGFGFQNLYLICAALVVLTAILFNFYYTKANKKQNITHKTVAEH
- a CDS encoding MarR family winged helix-turn-helix transcriptional regulator; amino-acid sequence: MSSLDNWEIIHLFNQQYRQLNKEMNYRLQEHNLYSSQWSVIFCLNRFGPMTQTEIWKYLHTEAPTITRTVSRMEKNGWLIRKPGKDKRERVIELTDKAKIEYAALRQTMDQFDHDMLAQLSEQEKKQLYYLLQKMTNTGASEE